A region from the Variovorax sp. V93 genome encodes:
- the tldD gene encoding metalloprotease TldD encodes MISREPTIERLATAQKLLLTPFGLDESHLGKALAEITAHRVDDADLYFQYTRSEGWSLEEGIVKTGSFSIDQGVGVRAVSGEKTAFAYSDDISEASLLDAARTVRSISSAGRTGRVKTATRKIASSRSLYNGIDPISTLDSTAKVKLLEKVEKLARSRDPRVAQVMAGLASEYDVVLVARADGTLAADVRPLVRLSVTVIAEQNGRREVGSGGGGGRFGLAYFNDAQIAEYVDQAVKAALTNLDARPAPAGEMTVVLGSGWPGILLHEAIGHGLEGDFNRKGSSAFSGRIGQRVAAKGVTVLDDGTIADRRGSLNVDDEGNASQRNVLIEDGILKGYIQDSLNARLMKVKTTGNGRRESYAHVPMPRMTNTYMLGGDKDPKEIVASIKKGLYATNFGGGQVDITSGKFVFSASEAFWVENGKIQYPVKGATIVGNGPDALTRVTMIGNDMALDSGVGTCGKEGQSVPVGVGQPTLRIDGLTVGGTA; translated from the coding sequence ATGATCTCCCGCGAACCCACCATCGAGCGCCTCGCCACGGCGCAAAAGCTCCTGCTCACGCCCTTCGGCCTCGACGAATCTCACCTGGGCAAGGCCCTGGCCGAGATCACCGCACACAGGGTGGACGACGCCGACCTGTACTTCCAGTACACGCGCAGCGAAGGCTGGAGCCTCGAGGAGGGCATCGTCAAGACCGGCAGCTTCAGCATCGACCAGGGCGTCGGCGTGCGCGCGGTCAGCGGCGAGAAGACGGCCTTCGCCTATTCGGACGACATCTCCGAGGCTTCGCTGCTCGACGCGGCCCGCACGGTGCGCTCGATTTCCTCCGCAGGCCGCACCGGCCGCGTGAAGACCGCCACCCGCAAGATCGCCTCGAGCCGGTCGCTCTACAACGGCATCGACCCCATTTCCACCCTCGACAGCACGGCCAAGGTCAAGCTGCTCGAAAAGGTCGAGAAGCTGGCGCGTTCGCGCGACCCGCGGGTGGCGCAGGTCATGGCGGGCCTCGCGAGCGAATACGACGTGGTGCTGGTGGCGCGCGCCGACGGCACGCTGGCGGCCGACGTGCGCCCGCTGGTGCGCCTGTCGGTCACCGTGATCGCCGAACAGAACGGCCGGCGCGAGGTCGGCTCGGGCGGTGGCGGCGGGCGTTTCGGCCTGGCCTACTTCAACGACGCGCAGATTGCCGAATACGTCGACCAGGCCGTGAAGGCCGCGCTGACCAATCTCGATGCACGCCCGGCGCCCGCCGGCGAAATGACCGTGGTGCTCGGCTCCGGCTGGCCCGGCATCCTGCTGCACGAAGCCATCGGCCACGGCCTGGAAGGCGACTTCAACCGCAAGGGCTCGAGCGCCTTCTCGGGCCGCATCGGCCAGCGCGTGGCGGCCAAGGGCGTGACGGTGCTCGACGACGGCACCATTGCCGACCGCCGCGGCTCGCTCAACGTTGACGACGAAGGCAACGCCAGCCAGCGCAACGTGCTGATCGAGGACGGCATCCTCAAGGGCTACATCCAGGATTCGCTCAACGCGCGCCTCATGAAGGTCAAGACCACGGGCAACGGCCGCCGCGAAAGCTACGCCCACGTGCCGATGCCGCGCATGACCAACACCTACATGCTCGGCGGCGACAAGGACCCGAAGGAAATCGTGGCCAGCATCAAGAAGGGCCTCTATGCCACCAACTTCGGCGGCGGGCAGGTCGACATCACGAGCGGCAAGTTCGTGTTCTCGGCCAGCGAGGCCTTCTGGGTCGAGAACGGCAAGATCCAGTACCCGGTCAAGGGCGCGACCATCGTGGGCAACGGCCCCGACGCGCTCACCCGCGTGACCATGATCGGCAACGACATGGCGCTGGATTCGGGCGTGGGCACCTGCGGCAAGGAAGGCCAGAGCGTGCCGGTCGGCGTCGGCCAGCCCACCCTGCGCATCGATGGTTTGACCGTAGGCGGAACGGCCTGA
- the accC gene encoding acetyl-CoA carboxylase biotin carboxylase subunit has protein sequence MFKKILVANRGEIALRIQRACSELGIKAVMVYSEADREAKYVKLAQEAVCIGPAPSSLSYLNMPAIISAAEVTDAEAIHPGYGFLSENANFAERVEQSGFQFIGPTPENIRVMGDKVSAKQAMIKAGVPCVPGSEGELSDDATTNKRIARAIGYPVIIKAAGGGGGRGMRVVHTEAALINAIQMTKAEAGAAFSNPAVYMEKFLQNPRHVEIQILADKHKNAVYLGERDCSMQRRHQKVIEESPAPGIPRKLIEKIGERCAAACKKIGYRGAGTFEFLYENGEFYFIEMNTRVQVEHPVTEFTTGIDIVKTQIMVAAGEKLPFTQRQIEMRGHAIECRINAEDAWKFTPSPGRITMWHPPGGPGVRVDSHAYTNYFVPPNYDSMIGKIIVYGDTREQAMARMRTALNETVIEGIQTNIPLHRELMVDAKFMSGGTNIHYLEEWLAAHKR, from the coding sequence ATGTTTAAGAAGATCCTGGTTGCCAATCGCGGCGAAATCGCCCTCCGGATCCAGCGCGCCTGCAGCGAACTCGGCATCAAGGCCGTGATGGTCTATTCCGAAGCGGACCGCGAGGCCAAGTACGTCAAGCTTGCGCAGGAGGCCGTGTGCATCGGCCCGGCGCCGTCGTCGCTGAGCTATCTCAATATGCCGGCCATCATCTCGGCGGCCGAGGTGACCGACGCCGAGGCCATCCACCCCGGCTACGGCTTCCTGAGCGAGAACGCCAATTTCGCCGAACGCGTGGAGCAGAGCGGTTTCCAGTTCATTGGCCCGACGCCTGAAAACATCCGTGTCATGGGTGACAAGGTCTCGGCCAAGCAGGCCATGATCAAGGCCGGCGTGCCGTGCGTGCCGGGTTCCGAGGGCGAGCTCTCGGACGACGCCACCACCAACAAGCGCATTGCCCGCGCCATCGGCTATCCGGTCATCATCAAGGCGGCAGGCGGTGGCGGTGGCCGCGGCATGCGCGTGGTGCACACCGAGGCCGCGCTGATCAACGCAATCCAGATGACCAAGGCGGAAGCCGGCGCTGCATTCAGCAATCCGGCCGTGTACATGGAGAAATTCCTCCAGAACCCGCGCCACGTCGAAATCCAGATCCTGGCCGACAAGCACAAGAATGCGGTCTACCTGGGCGAGCGCGACTGCTCCATGCAGCGGCGCCACCAGAAGGTCATCGAGGAATCGCCGGCACCCGGCATTCCGCGCAAGCTGATCGAGAAGATCGGCGAGCGCTGCGCCGCGGCCTGCAAGAAGATCGGCTACCGCGGCGCCGGCACCTTCGAGTTCCTCTACGAGAACGGCGAGTTCTATTTCATCGAGATGAACACGCGCGTGCAGGTGGAGCACCCGGTGACCGAGTTCACCACCGGCATCGACATCGTGAAGACGCAGATCATGGTGGCGGCCGGCGAGAAGCTGCCGTTCACGCAGCGCCAGATCGAGATGCGCGGCCACGCCATCGAGTGCCGCATCAACGCCGAGGACGCCTGGAAGTTCACGCCGTCGCCGGGCCGCATCACCATGTGGCACCCGCCGGGCGGTCCGGGTGTGCGCGTCGATTCGCATGCATACACCAACTACTTCGTGCCGCCCAACTACGACTCGATGATCGGCAAGATCATCGTCTATGGCGACACGCGCGAGCAGGCCATGGCGCGCATGCGCACGGCGCTCAACGAAACCGTGATCGAAGGCATTCAGACCAACATCCCGCTGCACCGCGAGCTGATGGTCGACGCCAAGTTCATGAGCGGCGGCACCAACATCCATTACCTGGAAGAGTGGCTCGCAGCGCACAAACGCTAA
- a CDS encoding TlpA family protein disulfide reductase: protein MTSSPTRRGLLYGGVAVAAAAAGLGGAWWRERGSSPKGEVLAASFWEQRFERPEGGELVFSSLRGKPLLLNFWATWCPPCVEEMPMIDRFFRENGANGWQVVGLAIDQPSAVRKFLQKTPVSYPTGLAGLQGTELVKNLGNTGGGLPFTLVLNGTGEVAARKMGKLEAADLDAWRRELVHG from the coding sequence ATGACTTCTTCGCCCACACGGCGAGGCCTCCTTTATGGCGGCGTAGCGGTCGCGGCCGCTGCGGCCGGCCTGGGCGGCGCATGGTGGCGTGAGCGCGGCAGCAGCCCGAAGGGCGAGGTGCTGGCCGCGAGTTTCTGGGAGCAGCGCTTCGAGCGGCCGGAGGGCGGCGAACTGGTTTTTTCCAGTTTGCGCGGCAAACCGCTGCTGCTCAACTTCTGGGCCACGTGGTGTCCACCGTGTGTCGAAGAAATGCCGATGATCGACCGCTTCTTCCGCGAAAATGGCGCGAACGGCTGGCAAGTTGTGGGCTTGGCCATCGACCAGCCCAGCGCGGTGCGCAAGTTCCTGCAGAAGACGCCGGTCAGCTACCCCACGGGCCTGGCCGGCCTGCAGGGGACGGAATTGGTCAAGAATCTAGGCAACACGGGCGGCGGATTGCCGTTCACGCTGGTCCTGAACGGCACGGGCGAAGTGGCGGCTCGTAAAATGGGCAAGCTCGAAGCGGCCGACCTGGACGCTTGGCGGCGTGAACTGGTTCACGGTTAG
- a CDS encoding cupin domain-containing protein produces the protein MTAMRARELIETLALQPHPEGGWYSEVFRSAASVLPTDGRAARSALTSIYFLLEAGQHSRWHRVLSDEVWVHLEGVPLALWTCDAALRTAPAHVRLGPVDAHGTRPQHVVPAGQWQAARPIQGHASGDYTLVACMVGPGFDFADFSLVPPDGDEAAAMRHHWPELAGML, from the coding sequence ATGACGGCCATGCGCGCCCGCGAACTGATCGAGACCCTCGCGCTGCAACCGCACCCCGAGGGCGGCTGGTACAGCGAGGTGTTCCGCTCGGCAGCGAGCGTCCTGCCCACCGATGGCCGCGCTGCGCGCAGTGCGCTCACCAGCATCTACTTCCTGCTCGAGGCCGGGCAGCATTCGCGCTGGCACCGGGTGCTGTCGGATGAAGTGTGGGTGCACCTGGAAGGCGTGCCGCTCGCGCTCTGGACCTGCGACGCCGCGCTGCGCACGGCCCCGGCCCATGTGCGGCTGGGGCCGGTCGACGCCCATGGCACGCGGCCCCAGCACGTGGTGCCGGCCGGCCAGTGGCAGGCCGCCCGGCCGATCCAGGGCCACGCGAGCGGCGACTACACGCTGGTCGCCTGCATGGTCGGGCCGGGCTTCGACTTCGCCGACTTCTCCCTGGTGCCGCCGGACGGCGATGAAGCCGCCGCAATGCGGCACCACTGGCCCGAACTGGCCGGAATGCTTTAA
- the mpl gene encoding UDP-N-acetylmuramate:L-alanyl-gamma-D-glutamyl-meso-diaminopimelate ligase, whose protein sequence is MHIHILGICGTFMGGLAALAREAGHRVTGCDAGVYPPMSDQLRSLGIDLIEGFGADQLALSPDVFVVGNVVSRARLADGTPKFPLMEAILDAGKPYTSGPQWLAEHVLLGRHVLAVAGTHGKTTTTSMLAWVLEKAGKAPGFLIGGVPLDFGVSARLGESPAFVIEADEYDTAFFDKRSKFVHYRPRTAVLNNLEFDHADIFDDLAAIERQFHHLVRTVPGTGRLVVNAMEESLQRVLAQGCWSEMARFGAGGEWQARGSHDAFDVLLRGEVVGRVEWALSGLHNQMNALAAIAAAEHIGVAPADAARALGSFRNVRRRMELRGTVERSGGAITVYDDFAHHPTAIRTTLDGLRKKLDDAGRQGERILAAFEPRSNTMKLGVMAAQLPWSLESAGLSFCHTAGLDWDAAAALAPMGKRAQVAGAIEPLVAQIVAAARPGDHIVCMSNGGFGGVHEKLLAALRAAPAP, encoded by the coding sequence ATGCACATTCATATTCTTGGCATCTGCGGCACGTTCATGGGCGGATTGGCCGCCCTGGCGCGCGAGGCAGGCCACCGGGTCACGGGCTGCGACGCCGGCGTGTACCCGCCCATGAGCGACCAGCTCCGGTCGCTCGGCATCGATCTGATCGAGGGCTTCGGCGCGGACCAGCTCGCGCTTTCACCCGATGTTTTCGTGGTCGGCAACGTGGTTTCGAGGGCCCGGCTGGCCGACGGCACGCCCAAGTTTCCGCTGATGGAAGCCATCCTCGACGCCGGCAAGCCCTACACCAGCGGCCCGCAATGGCTGGCCGAACACGTGCTGCTGGGGCGCCACGTGCTGGCGGTCGCCGGCACCCACGGCAAGACGACCACCACGTCGATGCTGGCCTGGGTGCTCGAGAAGGCCGGCAAGGCGCCGGGGTTCCTGATCGGCGGCGTGCCGCTCGACTTCGGCGTCTCGGCGCGGCTCGGGGAGAGCCCGGCCTTCGTCATCGAAGCCGACGAATACGACACGGCCTTCTTCGACAAGCGCAGCAAATTCGTGCACTACCGTCCGCGCACGGCGGTCCTGAACAACCTGGAGTTCGACCACGCCGACATCTTCGACGACCTGGCCGCCATCGAGCGGCAGTTCCATCACCTCGTGCGCACCGTCCCCGGCACCGGGCGGCTGGTGGTGAACGCCATGGAAGAAAGCCTGCAGCGCGTGCTGGCCCAGGGCTGCTGGAGCGAGATGGCGCGCTTCGGCGCCGGCGGCGAATGGCAGGCGCGCGGCTCGCACGACGCCTTCGACGTGCTGCTGCGCGGCGAGGTGGTGGGGCGGGTCGAATGGGCGCTCTCGGGCCTGCACAACCAGATGAACGCGCTGGCGGCCATTGCCGCCGCCGAGCACATCGGCGTCGCGCCGGCCGATGCGGCGCGCGCGCTGGGCAGCTTCAGGAACGTTCGCCGCCGCATGGAACTACGCGGCACCGTCGAGCGCAGCGGCGGCGCAATCACCGTCTACGACGATTTCGCCCACCACCCCACCGCCATCCGCACCACGCTCGACGGGCTGCGCAAGAAGCTCGACGACGCCGGCCGGCAAGGCGAACGCATCCTTGCGGCCTTCGAGCCGCGCAGCAACACGATGAAGCTGGGCGTCATGGCGGCGCAGCTGCCATGGAGCCTGGAATCGGCCGGCCTGTCGTTCTGCCACACGGCCGGGCTCGATTGGGATGCCGCAGCCGCGCTTGCCCCCATGGGCAAGCGTGCGCAGGTGGCCGGAGCCATCGAACCGCTGGTCGCCCAGATCGTGGCGGCGGCCCGGCCGGGTGACCACATCGTGTGCATGAGCAACGGCGGCTTCGGCGGGGTGCACGAGAAGCTGCTCGCGGCACTGCGCGCGGCCCCCGCGCCATGA
- the prmA gene encoding 50S ribosomal protein L11 methyltransferase: protein MFELRLMAPEDRVETLSDALDALDALSVSVEDADAQTDAEQALFGEPGMPPPKEGWQRSRVIALFADEALAKEAASVLALQDFFEGCAVLGVAPVPEQDWVRLTQSQFAPVEITPEFWIVPTWHEPPEQARQVIRLDPGLAFGTGTHPTTRMCLRWIARQGSFAGQRVLDYGCGSGILAIGAAKFGATDIDAVDIDEAAVSSTRLNAEANGVRLNAGLPEAAKGRYGTVLANILATPLKVLAPLLRSHVAAGGSLVLAGILERQADELKQAYAPYAALEVSDSEDGWILMTARC, encoded by the coding sequence ATGTTTGAACTTCGCCTGATGGCGCCGGAAGACCGGGTCGAAACGCTCAGCGACGCGCTCGACGCACTCGATGCGCTCAGCGTGTCGGTGGAAGATGCCGACGCGCAGACCGATGCCGAGCAGGCGCTGTTCGGCGAGCCCGGCATGCCCCCGCCCAAGGAAGGCTGGCAGCGTTCGCGTGTGATCGCGCTGTTTGCCGATGAAGCGCTTGCGAAAGAGGCCGCGTCGGTGCTTGCGCTGCAGGATTTCTTCGAAGGCTGTGCGGTGCTCGGCGTGGCGCCGGTGCCCGAGCAGGACTGGGTGCGGCTCACGCAATCGCAGTTCGCGCCGGTCGAGATCACGCCCGAATTCTGGATCGTGCCGACTTGGCATGAGCCGCCCGAGCAGGCAAGGCAGGTGATCCGGCTCGATCCGGGGCTTGCCTTTGGCACCGGCACCCATCCCACCACGCGCATGTGCCTGCGCTGGATCGCAAGGCAGGGTTCGTTCGCCGGCCAGCGCGTGCTCGACTACGGCTGCGGCTCTGGCATCCTGGCCATCGGCGCGGCGAAGTTCGGCGCGACCGACATCGATGCCGTCGACATCGACGAGGCGGCCGTTTCGTCGACCCGCCTCAATGCCGAAGCCAACGGCGTGCGCCTGAATGCCGGCCTGCCCGAAGCGGCCAAGGGCCGCTACGGCACCGTGCTGGCCAACATCCTGGCCACGCCGCTCAAGGTGCTTGCGCCACTGCTGCGCAGCCACGTGGCGGCCGGTGGATCGCTGGTGCTGGCCGGCATCCTCGAGCGCCAGGCCGACGAGCTGAAGCAGGCCTATGCGCCTTATGCCGCGCTCGAAGTCAGCGACAGCGAGGATGGCTGGATCCTCATGACGGCGCGTTGCTGA
- the accB gene encoding acetyl-CoA carboxylase biotin carboxyl carrier protein, with the protein MDLRKLKTLIDLVSESNISELEITETEGKVRIVKGGGAAPVQYVQTVAAAPAAAPAAGAPAAPALPSAPAPEAAPTGHAIKSPMVGTFYRSSSPGAPAFVEVGSKVNEGDTVCIIEAMKILNEIEADKSGTITQILGENGQAVEYGQPLFIIE; encoded by the coding sequence ATGGATCTGCGCAAACTCAAGACACTGATCGATTTGGTGTCGGAATCCAATATTTCCGAACTGGAAATCACTGAAACCGAAGGCAAGGTTCGCATCGTCAAGGGCGGCGGCGCTGCCCCGGTGCAATATGTACAGACCGTGGCGGCTGCACCTGCCGCTGCTCCTGCTGCCGGCGCACCGGCGGCACCCGCGCTTCCCAGCGCCCCCGCACCCGAAGCGGCACCCACCGGCCACGCGATCAAGTCGCCGATGGTGGGTACTTTCTACCGCTCCTCCAGCCCGGGCGCCCCGGCCTTCGTCGAAGTCGGCAGCAAGGTCAACGAGGGCGACACAGTCTGCATCATCGAGGCAATGAAGATCCTCAACGAAATCGAAGCCGACAAGTCCGGCACGATCACCCAGATCCTCGGCGAAAACGGCCAGGCGGTCGAATACGGCCAGCCGCTGTTCATCATCGAGTGA
- the rodA gene encoding rod shape-determining protein RodA produces the protein MSAVFNQPSLARRVAPIFQGFDGFLAFAVLLLAFAGLLTMYSSGYDHGSRFADHGRNMLLAGFIMFVVAQVPPQRLMMFAVPLYATGVALLIAVALFGITKKGAQRWINVGVVIQPSEILKIAMPLMLAWWFQRREGQLRPLDFVVATVLLAVPVGLIMKQPDLGTSLLVLAAGMAVIFFAGLPWKLIVPPVVIGAVAVTLIVGFESQLCADGVDWRVLHDYQKQRVCTLLDPSKDPLGKGFHIIQGMIAIGSGGVGGKGFMQGTQTHLEFIPERTTDFIFAAYSEEFGLVGNLALIAAFILLIFRGLAIAAAAQTLFSRLLAGAVTMIFFTYAFVNMGMVSGILPVVGVPLPFISYGGTAMVTLGLGLGILMSIARARKLAQN, from the coding sequence ATGTCCGCAGTGTTCAACCAGCCCTCCCTGGCGCGCCGGGTCGCGCCCATCTTCCAGGGCTTCGACGGTTTTCTGGCCTTCGCCGTGCTGCTGCTGGCTTTCGCCGGGCTGCTGACCATGTATTCGTCGGGCTACGACCATGGTTCGCGCTTTGCCGACCACGGCCGCAACATGCTGCTGGCGGGTTTCATCATGTTCGTGGTGGCCCAGGTGCCGCCGCAGCGGCTGATGATGTTCGCGGTGCCGCTCTACGCGACCGGGGTGGCGCTGCTGATTGCGGTTGCGCTGTTCGGCATCACCAAGAAGGGCGCACAGCGCTGGATCAACGTGGGCGTGGTGATCCAGCCCAGCGAAATCCTCAAGATCGCGATGCCGCTGATGCTGGCCTGGTGGTTCCAGCGCCGCGAGGGCCAGCTGCGGCCGCTCGACTTCGTGGTGGCCACGGTGCTGCTGGCGGTGCCGGTCGGGCTCATCATGAAACAGCCCGACCTGGGCACCTCGCTGCTGGTGCTGGCGGCCGGCATGGCGGTGATCTTCTTTGCCGGGCTGCCCTGGAAGCTGATCGTGCCGCCGGTGGTGATCGGCGCCGTGGCGGTCACGCTGATCGTGGGCTTCGAGTCGCAGCTGTGCGCCGACGGCGTCGACTGGCGCGTGCTGCACGACTACCAGAAGCAGCGCGTGTGCACGCTGCTCGACCCCAGCAAGGACCCGCTGGGCAAGGGCTTCCACATCATCCAGGGCATGATCGCCATCGGTTCGGGCGGCGTCGGCGGCAAGGGCTTCATGCAGGGCACGCAGACGCACCTCGAATTCATTCCCGAGCGCACCACCGACTTCATCTTCGCCGCCTATTCCGAGGAGTTCGGCCTGGTCGGCAACCTGGCGCTGATCGCGGCCTTCATCCTGCTGATCTTCCGCGGGCTGGCCATCGCCGCTGCGGCGCAGACCCTGTTCTCGCGCCTGCTCGCGGGCGCGGTCACCATGATTTTCTTCACCTATGCCTTCGTCAACATGGGCATGGTGAGCGGCATCCTGCCGGTGGTGGGCGTGCCGCTGCCGTTCATCAGCTATGGCGGCACCGCCATGGTCACGCTGGGGCTGGGGCTGGGCATCCTGATGTCGATCGCCCGGGCCAGGAAGCTGGCCCAGAACTAA
- a CDS encoding 3-deoxy-7-phosphoheptulonate synthase, producing the protein MSTNTAPASDSWYASVEKTSKTDDERIKDINVLPPPEHLIRFFPIRGTPVETLIEGTRRSIHNIMAGKDDRLLVVMGPCSIHDPAAALEYARRLKAEREKYAGTLEIVMRVYFEKPRTTVGWKGLINDPYLDESYRIDEGLRMARQLLIDINRLGLPAGSEFLDVISPQYIGDLIAWGAIGARTTESQVHRELASGLSAPIGFKNGTDGNIRIATDAIQAAARGHHFLSVHKNGQVAIVQTNGNRDCHVILRGGKAPNYDAASVEAACKDLEAAKLPPTLMVDCSHANSSKQHQKQIDVAKDIANQIAEGSNRVFGVMVESHLQAGAQKFTPGKDQLSGLEYGKSITDACLGWDDSVQVLDTLSQAIKRRRG; encoded by the coding sequence ATGAGCACGAACACTGCCCCCGCCAGCGACAGCTGGTATGCGAGCGTCGAAAAAACCAGCAAGACCGACGACGAACGCATCAAGGACATCAACGTGCTGCCCCCTCCCGAACACCTGATCCGCTTCTTCCCGATTCGCGGCACGCCGGTCGAGACGCTGATCGAGGGCACCCGCCGCAGCATCCACAACATCATGGCGGGCAAGGACGACCGGCTGCTGGTGGTGATGGGCCCGTGCTCCATCCACGACCCGGCCGCGGCGCTCGAATACGCCCGCCGACTCAAGGCGGAGCGCGAAAAGTACGCCGGCACGCTCGAGATCGTGATGCGCGTGTACTTCGAGAAGCCGCGCACCACGGTCGGCTGGAAGGGCCTGATCAACGACCCGTACCTGGACGAGAGCTACCGCATCGACGAGGGCCTGCGCATGGCGCGCCAGCTGCTGATCGACATCAACCGGCTCGGCCTGCCCGCAGGCAGCGAGTTCCTCGACGTGATCTCGCCGCAGTACATCGGCGACCTGATCGCCTGGGGCGCCATCGGCGCGCGCACCACCGAAAGCCAGGTGCACCGCGAACTGGCCTCGGGCCTGTCGGCGCCCATCGGCTTCAAGAACGGCACCGACGGCAACATCCGCATCGCCACCGACGCCATCCAGGCGGCGGCGCGCGGCCACCACTTTCTCTCGGTGCACAAGAACGGCCAGGTCGCGATCGTGCAGACCAACGGCAACCGCGACTGCCACGTCATCCTGCGCGGCGGCAAGGCGCCCAACTACGACGCCGCCAGCGTCGAGGCGGCCTGCAAGGACCTCGAGGCCGCCAAGCTCCCGCCCACGCTGATGGTCGACTGCAGCCACGCCAACAGCTCCAAGCAGCACCAGAAGCAGATCGACGTGGCGAAGGACATCGCCAACCAGATCGCCGAGGGTTCGAACCGCGTCTTCGGCGTGATGGTCGAAAGCCACCTGCAAGCCGGCGCGCAGAAGTTCACGCCGGGCAAGGACCAGCTCTCGGGCCTCGAATACGGCAAGAGCATCACCGACGCCTGCCTGGGCTGGGACGACTCGGTGCAGGTGCTCGACACCCTGTCGCAGGCGATCAAGCGGCGCCGGGGTTAA